Part of the Pseudomonas baltica genome is shown below.
GTGCTCGCCTACGGTGGTGCGCAGTACACCACTATCGATCAGCTCGGCCACCCGCGTGAGCAACTGGTGCTGGGCGATCATGTCGTCGGTCTGGTACATCGAGCGGGTGAACATCAGTTCCCAGTGCAGCGACAGCGATTTGCGCTTCATCGGCACCACGTCGAGGGTCTTGGGATCGTCGATCAGCGCCAGATGGCCTTGCGGCTGCAGCGCCTCGATCAATTCGGCAAAGCGGCTGTCGGTGTGGGTCAGGCTGATGAGGTGGCTGACCTGGCCGACGCCGATACGGGCCAGCTCCTCGGGAATCGAACGGCTATGGTCGATCACGTGATGAGCGCCCAGGCCGGTCACCCATTCCTGGGTCTGCGGACGCGAGGCGCTGCCGATCACGGTCATTTGCGTGAGCTGACGCGCCAGTTGGACAAGGATCGAACCGACCCCGCCCGCAGCGCCGATGATCAGCAACGATTGCCCGGCACCACCGCCTTCAACGATGCCCAGGCGGTCGAACAGCAGCTCCCACGCAGTGATGCTGGTGAGCGGCAGGGCGGCGGCGCTGGGGGCGTCCAGACTTTTAGGCTTGAGGGCGGCGATGCGCTCGTCCACCAGATGCAATTCGCTGTTGGTGCCTGGCCGGGTAAGGTCGCCGGCATAGTAGATCTCGTCACCGACCTTGAACAGGCTGACGTCGGCGCCCACTGCCTGTACTACGCCGACGGCATCCCAACCCAGCACGCGGGGCTCGGTGACGGCCGCACTGGCGCGGATCTTGGTGTCGACCGGGTTGACCGAGATCGCCTTGATTGCCACCAGCAGGTCGCGCGGGCCGGGTGTCGGCGCAGGCAGTTCGAGGTCGATCAGTGCGTGTGGATCGGTGATGGACAGACCGTGTTGACGATAGGCGATGGCTTTCATGGGGGTTCCTTCGAGGATAGGCATCAATGATGCGGCCTAGGATGGACGTTTTCACTTGATTGAAAAACCTGCAAAATAGTTCAGCACTTTCACTGCAGGAATGAAAATGGTCCGCTTCGACGATCTCAATCTGTTCGTGCGCACCGCCGCGCTGGGCAGTTTCTCCAACGCTGCGCGAGAGGTTGACTTGCTGCCGGGTCAGGTCAGCGCGGCGATCAAGCGCCTGGAGGCCGAGTTGGGCATACGTCTGTTCGCGCGTTCGACCCGCAGCTTGCGCTTGACCCCCGAAGGCGAAGTGTATCTGCCCAGCGCTCGCCAAGCGCTGGAGGCTCTGCGCGAAGGCCAGGAGCGGTTGCGTCCGGCGCAGGCCGGGCTTAGTGGGGTGCTGCAGGTGGCGGCGCCGTCGGATCTGGGGCGCAATATCGTGCTCGACTGGCTGAGTGCTTTTCGCCACGAGCATCCACAGATCACGCTGCGGTTGTTTCTGTCCGATCAAGTGGCCGACGTGTTTCGCGAGCCGATCGACATCGCCCTGCGTTATGGGCGCATGGACGACGCCAGTTTCGTCGCGATGCCCCTGGCCCCGGACAACCGCCGCGTGCTGGTCGCCGCGCCCGCCTATCTGGCCCGGCAGGGTCGTCCGCAAACGTTGCAGCAATTGGCGCAACACGCTTGTCTACTGTACTTGCTCAAGGGCCGGGTCTACGACAAGTGGGCGTTCGTCGACGGCGCGGGAGCGTCGCAGACCATCGCCGTATCCGGGCATTTGCTCAGTGACGACGCCGATGTGGTGCGGCGCTGGGCGGTGGCGGGTGAGGGCATTGCCTACAAGTCCTGGCTGGATGTGAGCAAGGATGTGCGCGCCGGGCGGCTGGAGGTGATCTTGCCCCAGGTACTGGGCGACAGCGTACCGCTGCAACTGGTGTGCCCGCATCGCCGGCAGTTTTCGCCGATCGTGCAGTTGCTGTATCGGTGGCTCAAGGACCAGTGCGCGGCGCTATAAGGTGTGGGTAGAAAATGAGAATGATAATCGACATAATTGGAAACATTAATGGGCTTGCTTGTCTCACCCCGAGATAAGCTCCGTCCAGAGCCCTCTGTTTGCGTAGGTATCCGTGAAATATAAATTGCCGTCCCTCGCCACCGCCCCGTTCTGCCCTTCGGCCGCCACCGAGACGGTGGATGTCCCCGCCAATGCTTCGTCGCTGCGCAAGATGCTGCTGTTCTTCGGTCCGGGCTTGATGGTGTCGGTGGGCTACATGGACCCCGGCAACTGGGCGACGGCTATCGAAGCAGGGTCGCGCTTCGGGTACGCCTTGTTGTTCGTCGTGGTGTTGGCGAGCCTGGCGGGGATGGCCCTGCAGAATCTCGCCTCACGGCTGGGCATCGCCACCGGCCGTGACCTGGCGCAGCTGACGCGGGAGCGTTATCGACCTGGTGTAGCGCGCGGTCAATGGCTGTTGGCCGAGTTGTCGATTCTGGCCTGTGATCTTGCCGAAGTGCTAGGGGCCGCGCTGGCCTTTCATCTGTTGCTGGGGGTGCCGATGCTCGGCGGCGTGGTGCTGACCGCCTTCGACACGGTGCTGGTGCTGGCCTTGCAAGGCGCCAACTTCCGGCGGCTGGAAGCAATCATTCTTGGGTTGATCGGCACCATCGGCGTGTGTTTTTTCATCGAACTGGTGCTGATCAAGCCCTATTGGCCCGATGTAGCGGCAGGGCTGCGACCCAGCTGGGAGGTGCTCAGCCACCAGGAACCGTTGTATCTGGCTATCGGTATCCTCGGCGCGACCGTGATGCCGCACAATCTGTATCTGCACTCCTCAGTGGTGCAGACCCGGGTGCGTAAGCAAGAACCCGACGCCAAGGCCA
Proteins encoded:
- a CDS encoding zinc-binding alcohol dehydrogenase family protein: MKAIAYRQHGLSITDPHALIDLELPAPTPGPRDLLVAIKAISVNPVDTKIRASAAVTEPRVLGWDAVGVVQAVGADVSLFKVGDEIYYAGDLTRPGTNSELHLVDERIAALKPKSLDAPSAAALPLTSITAWELLFDRLGIVEGGGAGQSLLIIGAAGGVGSILVQLARQLTQMTVIGSASRPQTQEWVTGLGAHHVIDHSRSIPEELARIGVGQVSHLISLTHTDSRFAELIEALQPQGHLALIDDPKTLDVVPMKRKSLSLHWELMFTRSMYQTDDMIAQHQLLTRVAELIDSGVLRTTVGEHFGTINAANLIRAHALLESGKAQGKIVLEGF
- a CDS encoding Nramp family divalent metal transporter, which translates into the protein MDVPANASSLRKMLLFFGPGLMVSVGYMDPGNWATAIEAGSRFGYALLFVVVLASLAGMALQNLASRLGIATGRDLAQLTRERYRPGVARGQWLLAELSILACDLAEVLGAALAFHLLLGVPMLGGVVLTAFDTVLVLALQGANFRRLEAIILGLIGTIGVCFFIELVLIKPYWPDVAAGLRPSWEVLSHQEPLYLAIGILGATVMPHNLYLHSSVVQTRVRKQEPDAKATAIRYARLDTFVSLLLALLINAAILILAAAAFHGTGHTDVVEIQDAYHLLDPLVGGTLASLLFGVALLASGQSSTFTGTIAGQVVLEGFLQRSIPCWQRRLITRGMALLPALIGVWWLGDSAVGKMLVLSQVVLSLQLPFALWPLIRFTSDPELMGEFVNSAWVRWLAWGLFGLISLANLMLLVFTFSD
- a CDS encoding LysR family transcriptional regulator, which produces MVRFDDLNLFVRTAALGSFSNAAREVDLLPGQVSAAIKRLEAELGIRLFARSTRSLRLTPEGEVYLPSARQALEALREGQERLRPAQAGLSGVLQVAAPSDLGRNIVLDWLSAFRHEHPQITLRLFLSDQVADVFREPIDIALRYGRMDDASFVAMPLAPDNRRVLVAAPAYLARQGRPQTLQQLAQHACLLYLLKGRVYDKWAFVDGAGASQTIAVSGHLLSDDADVVRRWAVAGEGIAYKSWLDVSKDVRAGRLEVILPQVLGDSVPLQLVCPHRRQFSPIVQLLYRWLKDQCAAL